CGCGGCATCGTGCATGCTCGGCTCCTCGAGCGAGGATCCGATGGCGATGCCGTTTGCGGCGAGAAACGTATTGGCCATGGCGCCGGCGATCACCAGCGCGTTGACCCGCGTGATGAGATTGCCGAGCAGAGCGAGCTTGGTGGACACTTTCGCGCCGCCGACGATGGCCGCGAGCGGGCGCGCCGGATGGTCGAGGGCGGCAGCCAGCGCCTCCAACTCGCGCTGCATCAGCCGCCCGGCATAGGCGGGCAGCAGATGGGCGACGGCCGCGGTGCTGGCATGGGCGCGGTGGGCAGCGGAAAACGCGTCATTGACGTAAAGATCGGCGAGATCGGCGAGCGCTTGCGCGAAGGCCGGATCGTTCGCCTCCTCGCCGGCGTGAAACCGGGTGTTCTCCAAAACCAGCACCCCGCCCGGCGCTAACGCCGCGACCGCCGCCTGTGCCGCGGGCCCGATGCAGTCAGCCGCGAACGCGACCGGACGACCCAGCACCTCGCCGAGCGCGGCGGCGACCGGCGCGAGGGAGAAGGCCGGATCCGGCTTGCCCTTGGGGCGGCCGAAATGCGAACAGACGATGACCCGCGCCCCCTTCGCCGCGAGTTCACGAATGGTCGGGGTCAGGCGTTCGAGCCGGGTGCGATCGGTGATGCGCCCGTCATGCAGCGGCACGTTGAGATCGGCGCGGAGCAGCACCCGCTTTCCCGCAAGCGTCAGACCATCGAGGGTGCG
This portion of the Acidibrevibacterium fodinaquatile genome encodes:
- a CDS encoding phosphoglycerate kinase — protein: MSFRTLDGLTLAGKRVLLRADLNVPLHDGRITDRTRLERLTPTIRELAAKGARVIVCSHFGRPKGKPDPAFSLAPVAAALGEVLGRPVAFAADCIGPAAQAAVAALAPGGVLVLENTRFHAGEEANDPAFAQALADLADLYVNDAFSAAHRAHASTAAVAHLLPAYAGRLMQRELEALAAALDHPARPLAAIVGGAKVSTKLALLGNLITRVNALVIAGAMANTFLAANGIAIGSSLEEPSMHDAARQIAAAAKAAGCEIILPIDAVTATEFRANPPTQMVAIDAVAPGTLILDLGPASVARLVEKLAGWKTLVWNGPLGAFETPPFDAATTALARAVAERTAAGQLLSVAGGGDTLAALHHAGVAEQFSYLSTAGGAFLEWLEGKTLPGVAALG